A genome region from Hevea brasiliensis isolate MT/VB/25A 57/8 chromosome 7, ASM3005281v1, whole genome shotgun sequence includes the following:
- the LOC110636401 gene encoding probable serine/threonine-protein kinase At1g54610 translates to MGCVLTKRSTTSPLNQKLENLKQERGYVGRPNNGRGDPVGKLFRQDADNKRVVVLNGVGEKLVTREGAKNDGVRNVSQRFTSKKIGGDELVDGWPKWLVDNIPTEVLAGLVPKSADSYDKLAKIGQGTYSNVYKARDRDTGKIVALKKVRFDTSESESIKFMAREIMILQKLDHPNVIKLEGLATSRMQYSLYLVFDFMQSDLTRIISRPGQRLTEPQVKCYMHQLLSGLQHCHERGILHRDIKASNLLIDKDGRLKIADFGLANFFIPKPKRPLTSRVVTLWYRAPELLLGSTDYGVGIDLWSAGCLLAEMFIGRPIMPGRTEVEQLHRIFKLCGSPPEDYWKIMRLPTSFRPPQHYKPSFQEAFRHFPDSSFGLLTTLLALNPAYRGTATSALQSQFFTSSPLACELSGLPVIHREKDEPTQANDRKKRKKSRKTSREGHEGHGRRSLSTIQPKEDTESSKELERCSESNTSGQETGNSASSSTSSGLIAIREEQKLRPSFSPGRPSRQNRTMRTEAHPNAMRNIQNFTLLQASITDIINHNAGGGNGMPGYRRSISTLDLRTLDPDKISELFGLDKN, encoded by the exons ATGGGTTGTGTTCTTACCAAGAGATCCACCACCTCCCCTCTTAATCAGAAACTAGAAAATTTGAAGCAGGAACGAGGTTATGTTGGCAGACCTAATAATGGGCGGGGTGATCCTGTAGGGAAGTTGTTTAGGCAAGACGCAGACAACAAAAGGGTGGTAGTCCTAAATGGAGTCGGGGAGAAATTGGTTACTAGAGAAGGAGCAAAGAATGATGGTGTTAGAAATGTCTCGCAAAGATTTACTTCGAAGAAGATTGGCGGAGATGAGCTTGTGGATGGATGGCCTAAGTGGCTTGTTGATAACATCCCCACAGAAGTTTTGGCTGGTTTGGTTCCAAAGAGTGCCGATTCTTATGATAAGCTAGCAAAG ATAGGCCAAGGAACTTACAGCAATGTGTATAAAGCCAGAGATAGAGACACTGGGAAGATTGTTGCTTTAAAGAAGGTTCGGTTCGACACATCGGAGTCTGAGAGTATTAAGTTTATGGCAAGAGAGATAATGATACTACAGAAGCTAGATCATCCTAATGTCATCAAGCTCGAAGGACTAGCCACATCAAGGATGCAATACAGTCTTTACCTTGTCTTCGATTTCATGCAATCTGATCTAACTAGAATCATCTCCCGTCCAGGCCAGAGGCTAACTGAACCACAG GTTAAATGCTATATGCATCAACTGCTTTCAGGCCTCCAGCACTGTCATGAGAGGGGAATTCTACATCGAGACATTAAAGCTTCCAACTTATTGATAGACAAAGATGGGAGGCTGAAAATTGCTGATTTTGGGCTTGCTAATTTCTTCATTCCTAAACCAAAAAGACCCCTTACAAGTAGGGTGGTAACACTCTGGTATAGAGCTCCAGAGCTGCTATTGGGTTCTACAGATTATGGAGTGGGCATTGATCTGTGGAGTGCAGGATGCCTGTTAGCTGAAATGTTCATTGGTAGGCCAATTATGCCTGGAAGGACAGAAGTTGAGCAACTTCACAGGATTTTCAAGCTTTGTGGCTCACCACCAGAGGATTACTGGAAGATAATGAGACTACCAACAAGTTTCAGACCACCACaacattataaacctagttttcAAGAAGCTTTCAGGCATTTTCCTGATTCTTCCTTTGGTCTCCTGACCACACTTCTCGCTCTGAACCCAGCATATCGTGGTACTGCTACTTCTGCTCTTCAAAGTCAG TTCTTCACTTCAAGCCCATTGGCGTGCGAGCTTTCAGGTCTACCAGTAATACACAGAGAGAAGGATGAACCAACTCAAGCTAATGATCGGAAGAA GCGCAAGAAATCAAGAAAAACCTCTCGAGAAGGTCATGAAGGCCATGGGAGGAGGAGCTTGAGTACTATACAACCCAAAGAAGACACTGAATCTTCTAAAGAG TTGGAGAGGTGCTCAGAGTCCAACACGAGTGGGCAAGAAACAGGAAACAGTGCAAGTAGTAGCACTTCTTCTGGTTTAATAGCTATCAGGGAAGAGCAAAAACTACGTCCATCATTTTCTCCTGGTCGCCCTTCTCGCCAGAACAGAACAATGAGAACAGAGGCTCATCCTAATGCAATGAGGAATATCCAAAACTTCACCCTTTTACAGGCCTCCATAACAGATATCATCAACCACAATGCAGGAGGAGGCAATGGAATGCCTGGTTATCGTAGGTCTATTTCTACGTTGGACCTTCGTACTCTTGATCCAGACAAGATTTCAGAACTCTTTGGATTGGATAAAAATTAA
- the LOC110636403 gene encoding crossover junction endonuclease EME1B isoform X1, translating into MSNPIIISDDEDQKTPLPYLPKKPRTGPDPLPTILVLDDDPTPQKLRPASSSFSSTPSFVADTPMSDISIVKCTMGTSNPQIVVSNCDPKPSGNCGFMCLESENDESESESVMGNQKNTTMGNSDDEIEKTGWSSRLFASIDSLGDGNLAQASGDTSSQSIFLQGDINQVSSPDREDFSMEQMSRTVKPRTNVNSDKNSTKKVAGKKKMTKEERIRLTEEKKLKKEQEKLQKAALKAQTAELKKLEKEKQKWEKGKLALKSIVAEFDSKVVEQGSVGGHLLIRFAEKGLTYRITSNPIEKSIVWTMSVPEHILQLSPEGTEVRYVLLVYEAEEFCNLVINESLLDHVSRVQNCYPSYTICYLTNKLMAYINKREKEQYKNPENDNAWRCPPIEEVLAKLTTHYSRVHHRHCRDEAELAEHIVGLTCSLATCQYRNKLTRLSVNANGSLIPKDSIDKNFIKKSPWLKALVAIPKVQPRFAVAIWKKYPTMKSLLRVYMDPSISVHEKEFLLEDLTTEGLLGGERRVGQICSKRVYRILMAQSGSIRTDDVEDGADFFRHQSS; encoded by the exons ATGTCTAATCCAATCATCATCTCCGACGACGAAGACCAAAAGACTCCACTACCGTATCTACCCAAAAAACCCAGAACTGGACCTGACCCGCTCCCTACTATTCTCGTGCTCGACGATGACCCGACCCCACAGAAACTACGGCCTGCCTCCTCCTCATTCTCCTCCACTCCCTCTTTCGTTGCCGACACTCCAATGTCTGATATCTCTATCGTGAAATGCACAATGGGGACTTCAAATCCCCAAATTGTGGTTTCCAATTGCGATCCAAAGCCCTCAg GAAATTGTGGATTTATGTGTTTGGAATCCGAAAATGATGAATCGGAAAGTGAATCTGTAATGGGAAATCAGAAGAACACAACAATGGGTAATAGTGATGATGAGATAGAGAAGACGGGGTGGAGTTCTAGACTATTTGCTTCCATTGATTCACTTG GGGATGGTAATCTGGCTCAAGCATCAGGGGACACTTCTTCCCAATCCATTTTCTTGCAAGGTGATATCAATCAG GTAAGTAGTCCTGATAGAGAAGATTTTAGCATGGAACAGATGAGCAGGACTGTAAAACCCAGAACTAACGTTAATTCTGACAAGAATAGTACAAAGAAGGTAGcggggaagaagaagatgacaaaaGAGGAAAGAATTCGATTAACAGAAGAAAAAAAGCTCAAAAAAGAA CAAGAGAAGTTGCAAAAAGCAGCTTTGAAGGCTCAAACTGCAGAGCTGAAAAAATTGGAGAAGGAAAAGCAGAAGTGGGAAAAAGGGAAGTTAGCTCTAAAATCTATAGTTGCTGAGTTTGATTCTAAGGTAGTTGAACAGGGTTCAGTTGGAG GACATTTGCTTATCAGGTTTGCTGAGAAAGGCCTTACATACCGCATAACATCAAATCCAATTGAAAAATCAATTGTCTGGACTATGAGTGTTCCAGAACATATTTTGCAG cTTTCTCCTGAAGGAACCGAGGTACGGTATGTGTTACTTGTATATGAGGCTGAGGAATTCTGCAATCTTGTTATCAATGAATCACTTCTGGACCATGTTTCTAGAGTTCAAAATTGTTATCCATCTTATACAATTTGCTATCTCACAAATAAGCTGATGGCTTATATCAATAAAAG GGAAAAGGAACAATACAAGAACCCAGAAAATGATAATGCTTGGAGATGTCCACCTATTGAAGAG GTCCTGGCAAAACTGACCACTCATTATTCCAGGGTACATCATAGGCATTGTAGAGATGAAGCTGAACTCGCTGAACATATTGTGGGTTTGACTTGCAGCCTGGCAACTTGCCAATATAG AAATAAGTTAACGCGACTATCTGTGAACGCTAATGGTTCCCTTATCCCAAAGGACTCTATTGAcaagaattttataaaaaagagTCCATG GTTAAAAGCTTTGGTAGCTATCCCAAAGGTGCAGCCACGATTTGCTGTTGCTATATGGAAGAAGTATCCTACCATGAAATCTCTTTTACGTGTTTACATGGATCCTAGTATATCG GTGCATGAAAAGGAATTTCTGCTCGAGGACTTGACCACAGAAGGTTTACTTGGTGGTGAAAGAAGAGTAGGTCAGATTTGTTCAAAGCGAGTCTACAGAATACTTATGGCTCAAAGTGGAAGCATCAGAACTGATGATGTTGAAGATGGTGCTGATTTTTTCAGGCATCAATCGTCTTGA
- the LOC110636403 gene encoding crossover junction endonuclease EME1B isoform X2, with amino-acid sequence MSNPIIISDDEDQKTPLPYLPKKPRTGPDPLPTILVLDDDPTPQKLRPASSSFSSTPSFVADTPMSDISIVKCTMGTSNPQIVVSNCDPKPSGNCGFMCLESENDESESESVMGNQKNTTMGNSDDEIEKTGWSSRLFASIDSLGDGNLAQASGDTSSQSIFLQGDINQVSSPDREDFSMEQMSRTVKPRTNVNSDKNSTKKVAGKKKMTKEERIRLTEEKKLKKEQEKLQKAALKAQTAELKKLEKEKQKWEKGKLALKSIVAEFDSKVVEQGSVGGHLLIRFAEKGLTYRITSNPIEKSIVWTMSVPEHILQLSPEGTEVRYVLLVYEAEEFCNLVINESLLDHVSRVQNCYPSYTICYLTNKLMAYINKRVHHRHCRDEAELAEHIVGLTCSLATCQYRNKLTRLSVNANGSLIPKDSIDKNFIKKSPWLKALVAIPKVQPRFAVAIWKKYPTMKSLLRVYMDPSISVHEKEFLLEDLTTEGLLGGERRVGQICSKRVYRILMAQSGSIRTDDVEDGADFFRHQSS; translated from the exons ATGTCTAATCCAATCATCATCTCCGACGACGAAGACCAAAAGACTCCACTACCGTATCTACCCAAAAAACCCAGAACTGGACCTGACCCGCTCCCTACTATTCTCGTGCTCGACGATGACCCGACCCCACAGAAACTACGGCCTGCCTCCTCCTCATTCTCCTCCACTCCCTCTTTCGTTGCCGACACTCCAATGTCTGATATCTCTATCGTGAAATGCACAATGGGGACTTCAAATCCCCAAATTGTGGTTTCCAATTGCGATCCAAAGCCCTCAg GAAATTGTGGATTTATGTGTTTGGAATCCGAAAATGATGAATCGGAAAGTGAATCTGTAATGGGAAATCAGAAGAACACAACAATGGGTAATAGTGATGATGAGATAGAGAAGACGGGGTGGAGTTCTAGACTATTTGCTTCCATTGATTCACTTG GGGATGGTAATCTGGCTCAAGCATCAGGGGACACTTCTTCCCAATCCATTTTCTTGCAAGGTGATATCAATCAG GTAAGTAGTCCTGATAGAGAAGATTTTAGCATGGAACAGATGAGCAGGACTGTAAAACCCAGAACTAACGTTAATTCTGACAAGAATAGTACAAAGAAGGTAGcggggaagaagaagatgacaaaaGAGGAAAGAATTCGATTAACAGAAGAAAAAAAGCTCAAAAAAGAA CAAGAGAAGTTGCAAAAAGCAGCTTTGAAGGCTCAAACTGCAGAGCTGAAAAAATTGGAGAAGGAAAAGCAGAAGTGGGAAAAAGGGAAGTTAGCTCTAAAATCTATAGTTGCTGAGTTTGATTCTAAGGTAGTTGAACAGGGTTCAGTTGGAG GACATTTGCTTATCAGGTTTGCTGAGAAAGGCCTTACATACCGCATAACATCAAATCCAATTGAAAAATCAATTGTCTGGACTATGAGTGTTCCAGAACATATTTTGCAG cTTTCTCCTGAAGGAACCGAGGTACGGTATGTGTTACTTGTATATGAGGCTGAGGAATTCTGCAATCTTGTTATCAATGAATCACTTCTGGACCATGTTTCTAGAGTTCAAAATTGTTATCCATCTTATACAATTTGCTATCTCACAAATAAGCTGATGGCTTATATCAATAAAAG GGTACATCATAGGCATTGTAGAGATGAAGCTGAACTCGCTGAACATATTGTGGGTTTGACTTGCAGCCTGGCAACTTGCCAATATAG AAATAAGTTAACGCGACTATCTGTGAACGCTAATGGTTCCCTTATCCCAAAGGACTCTATTGAcaagaattttataaaaaagagTCCATG GTTAAAAGCTTTGGTAGCTATCCCAAAGGTGCAGCCACGATTTGCTGTTGCTATATGGAAGAAGTATCCTACCATGAAATCTCTTTTACGTGTTTACATGGATCCTAGTATATCG GTGCATGAAAAGGAATTTCTGCTCGAGGACTTGACCACAGAAGGTTTACTTGGTGGTGAAAGAAGAGTAGGTCAGATTTGTTCAAAGCGAGTCTACAGAATACTTATGGCTCAAAGTGGAAGCATCAGAACTGATGATGTTGAAGATGGTGCTGATTTTTTCAGGCATCAATCGTCTTGA